In a genomic window of Punica granatum isolate Tunisia-2019 chromosome 6, ASM765513v2, whole genome shotgun sequence:
- the LOC116212054 gene encoding calreticulin-3, which translates to MAGQAVKAFPSILVLTLHLFFLARSSFAEIIFEERFEDGWKGRWVVSDWKRAEGKAGSFKHTAGKWSGDPDDKGIQTSLDAKHTAVSAKIPEFSNKNRTLVLQYSIKFEQDIECGGGYIKLLSGYVNQKKFGGDTPYSVMFGPDLCGTQTKKLHVILSYQGQNYPIKKDLQCETDKLTHFYTFILRPDASYSILVDNRERDSGSMYTDWDILPPRKIKDVKAKKPADWDDREYIDDPNDVKPKGYDSIPAEIPDPKSKEPDNWDEEEDGIWKPPKVPNPAYKGPWKRKKIKNPNYKGKWKTPWIDNPEFEDDPDLYVLKPIKYVGIEVWQVKAGSVFDNILICDDPAYAKQVVEEVFANREVEKEAFEEAEKIRKAREEEEAQRAREEGERRRRERGHDRRYRDRYRDKYRRHDRHDFDDYHDEL; encoded by the exons ATGGCGGGGCAGGCTGTCAAGGCTTTTCCTTCCATCTTAGTTCTGACGCTGCATCTCTTCTTCCTCGCACGCTCTTCCTTCGCAGAGATCATCTTTGAAGAGCGGTTCGAAG ATGGGTGGAAGGGCCGCTGGGTCGTGTCCGACTGGAAAAGGGCTGAAGGGAAGGCGGGTTCGTTCAAGCACACCGCTGGGAAGTGGTCCGGTGATCCAGACGATAAGG GTATCCAGACATCCTTGGATGCCAAACACACTGCCGTATCTGCGAAGATACCGGAGTTCAGCAACAAGAACCGGACTTTGGTCCTCCAGTACTCTATAAAGTTTGAGCAGGACATTGAATGTGGTGGTGGTTACATAAAGCTTCTCTCAGGATATGTCAATCAGAAGAAGTTTGGTGGGGACACACCTTACAG TGTGATGTTCGGACCAGATCTCTGTGGGACCCAGACCAAGAAACTCCATGTCATTCTCTCATACCAAGGACAGAACTACCCGATAAAGAAGGATTTGCAGTGTGAGACTGACAAGTTGACCCATTTTTATACATTTATACTTAGACCAGATGCTTCTTATAGCATTCTGGTTGATAATAGAGAGAGGGACTCAGGGAGCATGTATACTGATTGGGATATCCTTCCTCCGAGGAAAATTAAAGACGTCAAAGCAAAGAAG CCTGCTGATTGGGATGACAGAGAGTATATTGATGATCCTAATGATGTCAAACCCAAG GGATACGATTCAATTCCAGCTGAGATTCCTGATCCAAAATCTAAAGAG CCCGACAATTGGGACGAGGAAGAAGATGGCATTTGGAAACCTCCGAAAGTACCAAACCCAGCATACAAAGGACCATGGAAACGAAAG AAAATTAAGAACCCGAACTACAAGGGTAAATGGAAAACCCCTTGGATCGATAATCCTG AATTTGAAGATGACCCTGATCTTTATGTGCTGAAGCCAATTAAGTATGTAGGCATTGAGGTTTGGCAG GTCAAGGCAGGTTCGGTCTTTGACAACATTTTGATTTGTGATGATCCTGCCTATGCAAAACAAGTGGTGGAAGAAGTATTTGCCAATCGGGAG GTTGAGAAGGAGGCATTTGAGGAAGCTGAAAAAATCAGAAAAGCACGGGAGGAAGAG GAAGCTCAAAGAGCAAGAGAGGAAGGCGAAAGGAGACGTCGGGAGAGGGGTCATGATCGACGTTACCGGGATAGATACAGAGACAAGTATAGAAGG CATGATCGCCACGACTTCGATGATTATCAT GATGAGCTTTGA